A section of the Passer domesticus isolate bPasDom1 chromosome 17, bPasDom1.hap1, whole genome shotgun sequence genome encodes:
- the RASAL1 gene encoding rasGAP-activating-like protein 1 isoform X6, with translation MAKSTSLRCRVLEAKDLPAKDLSGSSDPYCVVKVDNEVVARTATVWKSLNPFWGEEITLLLPRGFHSLTICVLDEDTIGQDDVIGKVSLSHQQISAEPRGIDSWLSLAPVNPDQEVQGEIHLELRVPERGHPRVLRCHLIEARDLAPRDPSGTSDPFGRVSCCGHTLETASRCPQVVKKTRFPRWDEVLEFELPEGELGEAVLSVELWDWDIVGKNDFLGRVEFFLDTLCPGPTRGWFQLLPFPSTTEDHGGQLGALRLAVRLLEDTVLPPHHYQPLIQLLTEPILCPSQSPESTALAVLEEVTSGESRQDVATKLVKLFLAQGLAVPLLDYLTTRELARTTDPNTLFRSNSLASKSMEQFMKVVGLPYLHEVLKPVVNRIFEEKKYVELDPGKMELSRGRWAQEDLLQGLPVGGTGAGEQPGAAEGLPGGHHRGHRGLGAQVSPPHEGGLQAAPQAGGGAIPLGTARGGAVLLHQCIPLPSLLRSRCPHPEALRAPGAARGALHRPHTPAARQGSAEHREPGAAAGAGQGAVDGPAERRPPAQCHPCPGLPGCPGHRGGRGASATGTFPALGHHQGRSPAHLPRGGGGTAAPLLLQEEALQAQQPGPGLCQGTPGAGARLHPGGADPGSGAGGQGRLPAPPRPAGGGTGWHRATPHHLPPVQERPGAVAVAVGAAPGHQRQPRHAAHVPPRHLPRRPLDLLPAAHPCRARVQPYPQRGAAGGVQRPWGPRGGSAEPLRAPAGSAGRGSRGQRGGRAPLPGPGRATRWGQAAGGAARPGHRPRRLHPSRRDPRATPKSPLCPQTPGTPQPPPLSPPREGQERQRGHRGDAGTAARHGVYSVTQTCTWHRLCAAPWGSGG, from the exons ATGGCCAAAAGCACCTCGCTGCGCTGCCGGGTGCTGGAGGCGAAGGACCTGCCCGCCAAGGACCT GTCTGGCTCCAGCGATCCCTACTGCGTGGTCAAGGTGGACAACGAGGTGGTGGCCAG GACGGCCACCGTGTGGAAGAGCCTGAACCCTTTTTGGGGTGAGGAAATCACGCTGCTTCTGCCCCGTGGATTCCACAGCCTCACCATCTGCGTGCTGGATGAAGACACCATTGG GCAGGACGATGTCATTGGCAAGGTCTCGCTCAGCCACCAGCAGATCTCAGCTGAGCCGCGGG GCATCGACAGctggctcagcctggcaccTGTGAACCCTGACCAGGAGGTGCAGGGCGAGATCCACCTGGAGCTGCGAGTCCCCGAGCGGGGCCACCCGCGGGTGCTGCGCTGCCACCTCATCGAGGCCAG GGACCTggccccccgggacccctcggGCACCTCGGACCCCTTTGGCCGGGTGTCGTGCTGCGGGCACACGTTGGAGACAGCC TCCCGGTGCCCGCAGGTGGTGAAGAAAACTCGGTTCCCGCGCTGGGATGAGGTGCTGGAGTTCGAGCTGCCCgagggggagctgggagaggctgtgctgagcgtggAGCTTTGGGACTGGGACATCGTGGGCAAGAACGACTTCCTGGGGCGG gTCGAGTTCTTCTTGGACACCCTCTGCCCAGGCCCCACGAGGGGCTGgttccagctcctgcccttccccagcaccaccgAGGACCACGG GGGACAGCTGGGTGCCCTGAGGCTGGCAGTGAGGCTGCTGGAGGACACGGTCCTGCCTCCCCACCACTACCAGCCCCTCATCCAGCTCCTCACCGAGCCCATCCTCTGCCCATCccag tcccctgagagcacagccctggctgtcctGGAGGAGGTGACCTCAGGGGAGAGCCGGCAGGACGTGGCCACCAAGTTGGTGAAGCTCTTCTTGGCCcaagggctggctgtgcccctcCTGGACTACCTCACCACCCGCGAGCTGGCCAGGACCA CTGATCCCAACACCCTCTTCCGCTCCAACTCACTGGCCTCCAAATCCATGGAGCAGTTCATGAAG GTGGTGGGGCTGCCCTACCTGCATGAGGTCCTGAAGCCAGTGGTGAACCGCATCTTCGAGGAGAAGAAATATGTGGAGCTGGACCCCGGCAAGATGGAGCTGAGCCGGGGCAGGTGGGCACAG GAGGATCTCCTTCAAGGGCTCCCTGTCGGAGGCACAGGTGCgggagagcagcctggagctgctgaagggctACCTGGGGGACATCATCGAGGCCATCGTGGGCTCGGTGCACAAGTGTCCCCTCCCCATGAGGGTGGCCTTCAAGCAGCTCCGCAGGCGGGTGGAGGAGCGATTCCCCTCGGCACAGCACGAG gAGGTGCGGTACTTCTCCATCAGTGCATTCCTCTTCCTTCGCTTCTTCGCTCCCGCTGTCCTCACCCCGAAGCTCTTCGGGCTCCGGGAGCAGCACGCGGAGCCCTGCACCGGCCGCACACTCCTGCTGCTCGCCAAG GCTCTGCAGAGCATCGGGaacctggggctgcagctggggcagggcaagGAGCCGTGGATGGCCCCGCTGAACGCCGTCCTCCTGCCCAGTGTCACCCGTGTCCGGGCCTTCCTGGATGCCCTGGTCACCGTGG TGGACGAGGTGCCAGTGCCACAGGGACATTCCCAGCCCTCGGCCACCATCAAGGAAGGTCCCCTGCACACCTGCCCAGAGGGGGGGGTGGCACTGCTGCCCCGCTTCTCCTTCAAGAAGAGGCACTTcaggctcagcagccaggccctgGCCTATGCCAAGGCACCCCAGGGGCAG GTGCTCGGCTCCATCCCGGTGGAGCAGATCCGGGCAGTGGAGCAGGTGGACAAGGGCGCCTTCCAGCACCCCCACGTCCTGCAGGTGGTGGCACAGGATGGCACCGGGCAACTCCACACCACCTACCTCCAGTGCAAG AGCGCCCCGGAGCTGTGGCAGTGGCTGTGGGCGCTGCGCCAGGCCACCAGCGCCAACCGCGACATGCTGCCCACGTGCCACCCCGGCACCTTCCGCGCCGGCCGCTggacctgctgcctgcagcccacCCGTGCCG CGCCCGGGTGCAGCCGTACCCACAGCgcggtgctgctgggggagtgcAGCGACCTTGGGGACCCCGCGGTGGCAGCGCAGAGCCTCTACGGGCACCTGCG ggcaGCGCTGGCCGGGGGTCCCGTGGGCAGCGCGGTGGCCGGGCCCCCCTGCCCGGGCCAGGCAG GGCGACCCGATGGGGACAggctgctggaggtgctgcGAGACCTGGACATCGCCCACGACGCCTTCACCCATCACGACGAGaccccagggccacccccaagtcccctctctgtccccagacCCCCGGCACCCCCCAGCCTCCGCCCCTCAGCCCACCCCGGGAGGGGCAGGAACGCCAGCGGGGCCACAGAGGGGACGCGGGGACAGCAGCCCGGCACGGGGTGTATTCTGTAACACAGACATGTACATGGCACCGGCTGTGCGCGGCTCCCTGGGGCAGCGGCGGGTGA
- the RASAL1 gene encoding rasGAP-activating-like protein 1 isoform X3 codes for MAKSTSLRCRVLEAKDLPAKDLSGSSDPYCVVKVDNEVVARTATVWKSLNPFWGEEITLLLPRGFHSLTICVLDEDTIGQDDVIGKVSLSHQQISAEPRGIDSWLSLAPVNPDQEVQGEIHLELRVPERGHPRVLRCHLIEARDLAPRDPSGTSDPFGRVSCCGHTLETASRCPQVVKKTRFPRWDEVLEFELPEGELGEAVLSVELWDWDIVGKNDFLGRVEFFLDTLCPGPTRGWFQLLPFPSTTEDHGGQLGALRLAVRLLEDTVLPPHHYQPLIQLLTEPILCPSQSPESTALAVLEEVTSGESRQDVATKLVKLFLAQGLAVPLLDYLTTRELARTTDPNTLFRSNSLASKSMEQFMKVVGLPYLHEVLKPVVNRIFEEKKYVELDPGKMELSRGRRISFKGSLSEAQVRESSLELLKGYLGDIIEAIVGSVHKCPLPMRVAFKQLRRRVEERFPSAQHEEVRYFSISAFLFLRFFAPAVLTPKLFGLREQHAEPCTGRTLLLLAKALQSIGNLGLQLGQGKEPWMAPLNAVLLPSVTRVRAFLDALVTVVDEVPVPQGHSQPSATIKEGPLHTCPEGGVALLPRFSFKKRHFRLSSQALAYAKAPQGQVLGSIPVEQIRAVEQVDKGAFQHPHVLQVVAQDGTGQLHTTYLQCKCPRGCPVPAVPAERPGAVAVAVGAAPGHQRQPRHAAHVPPRHLPRRPLDLLPAAHPCRARVQPYPQRGAAGGVQRPWGPRGGSAEPLRAPAGSAGRGSRGQRGGRAPLPGPGRATRWGQAAGGAARPGHRPRRLHPSRRDPRATPKSPLCPQTPGTPQPPPLSPPREGQERQRGHRGDAGTAARHGVYSVTQTCTWHRLCAAPWGSGG; via the exons ATGGCCAAAAGCACCTCGCTGCGCTGCCGGGTGCTGGAGGCGAAGGACCTGCCCGCCAAGGACCT GTCTGGCTCCAGCGATCCCTACTGCGTGGTCAAGGTGGACAACGAGGTGGTGGCCAG GACGGCCACCGTGTGGAAGAGCCTGAACCCTTTTTGGGGTGAGGAAATCACGCTGCTTCTGCCCCGTGGATTCCACAGCCTCACCATCTGCGTGCTGGATGAAGACACCATTGG GCAGGACGATGTCATTGGCAAGGTCTCGCTCAGCCACCAGCAGATCTCAGCTGAGCCGCGGG GCATCGACAGctggctcagcctggcaccTGTGAACCCTGACCAGGAGGTGCAGGGCGAGATCCACCTGGAGCTGCGAGTCCCCGAGCGGGGCCACCCGCGGGTGCTGCGCTGCCACCTCATCGAGGCCAG GGACCTggccccccgggacccctcggGCACCTCGGACCCCTTTGGCCGGGTGTCGTGCTGCGGGCACACGTTGGAGACAGCC TCCCGGTGCCCGCAGGTGGTGAAGAAAACTCGGTTCCCGCGCTGGGATGAGGTGCTGGAGTTCGAGCTGCCCgagggggagctgggagaggctgtgctgagcgtggAGCTTTGGGACTGGGACATCGTGGGCAAGAACGACTTCCTGGGGCGG gTCGAGTTCTTCTTGGACACCCTCTGCCCAGGCCCCACGAGGGGCTGgttccagctcctgcccttccccagcaccaccgAGGACCACGG GGGACAGCTGGGTGCCCTGAGGCTGGCAGTGAGGCTGCTGGAGGACACGGTCCTGCCTCCCCACCACTACCAGCCCCTCATCCAGCTCCTCACCGAGCCCATCCTCTGCCCATCccag tcccctgagagcacagccctggctgtcctGGAGGAGGTGACCTCAGGGGAGAGCCGGCAGGACGTGGCCACCAAGTTGGTGAAGCTCTTCTTGGCCcaagggctggctgtgcccctcCTGGACTACCTCACCACCCGCGAGCTGGCCAGGACCA CTGATCCCAACACCCTCTTCCGCTCCAACTCACTGGCCTCCAAATCCATGGAGCAGTTCATGAAG GTGGTGGGGCTGCCCTACCTGCATGAGGTCCTGAAGCCAGTGGTGAACCGCATCTTCGAGGAGAAGAAATATGTGGAGCTGGACCCCGGCAAGATGGAGCTGAGCCGGGGCAG GAGGATCTCCTTCAAGGGCTCCCTGTCGGAGGCACAGGTGCgggagagcagcctggagctgctgaagggctACCTGGGGGACATCATCGAGGCCATCGTGGGCTCGGTGCACAAGTGTCCCCTCCCCATGAGGGTGGCCTTCAAGCAGCTCCGCAGGCGGGTGGAGGAGCGATTCCCCTCGGCACAGCACGAG gAGGTGCGGTACTTCTCCATCAGTGCATTCCTCTTCCTTCGCTTCTTCGCTCCCGCTGTCCTCACCCCGAAGCTCTTCGGGCTCCGGGAGCAGCACGCGGAGCCCTGCACCGGCCGCACACTCCTGCTGCTCGCCAAG GCTCTGCAGAGCATCGGGaacctggggctgcagctggggcagggcaagGAGCCGTGGATGGCCCCGCTGAACGCCGTCCTCCTGCCCAGTGTCACCCGTGTCCGGGCCTTCCTGGATGCCCTGGTCACCGTGG TGGACGAGGTGCCAGTGCCACAGGGACATTCCCAGCCCTCGGCCACCATCAAGGAAGGTCCCCTGCACACCTGCCCAGAGGGGGGGGTGGCACTGCTGCCCCGCTTCTCCTTCAAGAAGAGGCACTTcaggctcagcagccaggccctgGCCTATGCCAAGGCACCCCAGGGGCAG GTGCTCGGCTCCATCCCGGTGGAGCAGATCCGGGCAGTGGAGCAGGTGGACAAGGGCGCCTTCCAGCACCCCCACGTCCTGCAGGTGGTGGCACAGGATGGCACCGGGCAACTCCACACCACCTACCTCCAGTGCAAG tgccctcggGGGTGCcccgtccctgctgtccccgcaGAGCGCCCCGGAGCTGTGGCAGTGGCTGTGGGCGCTGCGCCAGGCCACCAGCGCCAACCGCGACATGCTGCCCACGTGCCACCCCGGCACCTTCCGCGCCGGCCGCTggacctgctgcctgcagcccacCCGTGCCG CGCCCGGGTGCAGCCGTACCCACAGCgcggtgctgctgggggagtgcAGCGACCTTGGGGACCCCGCGGTGGCAGCGCAGAGCCTCTACGGGCACCTGCG ggcaGCGCTGGCCGGGGGTCCCGTGGGCAGCGCGGTGGCCGGGCCCCCCTGCCCGGGCCAGGCAG GGCGACCCGATGGGGACAggctgctggaggtgctgcGAGACCTGGACATCGCCCACGACGCCTTCACCCATCACGACGAGaccccagggccacccccaagtcccctctctgtccccagacCCCCGGCACCCCCCAGCCTCCGCCCCTCAGCCCACCCCGGGAGGGGCAGGAACGCCAGCGGGGCCACAGAGGGGACGCGGGGACAGCAGCCCGGCACGGGGTGTATTCTGTAACACAGACATGTACATGGCACCGGCTGTGCGCGGCTCCCTGGGGCAGCGGCGGGTGA
- the RASAL1 gene encoding rasGAP-activating-like protein 1 isoform X1, producing MAKSTSLRCRVLEAKDLPAKDLSGSSDPYCVVKVDNEVVARTATVWKSLNPFWGEEITLLLPRGFHSLTICVLDEDTIGQDDVIGKVSLSHQQISAEPRGIDSWLSLAPVNPDQEVQGEIHLELRVPERGHPRVLRCHLIEARDLAPRDPSGTSDPFGRVSCCGHTLETASRCPQVVKKTRFPRWDEVLEFELPEGELGEAVLSVELWDWDIVGKNDFLGRVEFFLDTLCPGPTRGWFQLLPFPSTTEDHGGQLGALRLAVRLLEDTVLPPHHYQPLIQLLTEPILCPSQSPESTALAVLEEVTSGESRQDVATKLVKLFLAQGLAVPLLDYLTTRELARTTDPNTLFRSNSLASKSMEQFMKVVGLPYLHEVLKPVVNRIFEEKKYVELDPGKMELSRGRRISFKGSLSEAQVRESSLELLKGYLGDIIEAIVGSVHKCPLPMRVAFKQLRRRVEERFPSAQHEEVRYFSISAFLFLRFFAPAVLTPKLFGLREQHAEPCTGRTLLLLAKALQSIGNLGLQLGQGKEPWMAPLNAVLLPSVTRVRAFLDALVTVVDEVPVPQGHSQPSATIKEGPLHTCPEGGVALLPRFSFKKRHFRLSSQALAYAKAPQGQVLGSIPVEQIRAVEQVDKGAFQHPHVLQVVAQDGTGQLHTTYLQCKPWCLSLPPPPPPLPWQCPRGCPVPAVPAERPGAVAVAVGAAPGHQRQPRHAAHVPPRHLPRRPLDLLPAAHPCRARVQPYPQRGAAGGVQRPWGPRGGSAEPLRAPAGSAGRGSRGQRGGRAPLPGPGRATRWGQAAGGAARPGHRPRRLHPSRRDPRATPKSPLCPQTPGTPQPPPLSPPREGQERQRGHRGDAGTAARHGVYSVTQTCTWHRLCAAPWGSGG from the exons ATGGCCAAAAGCACCTCGCTGCGCTGCCGGGTGCTGGAGGCGAAGGACCTGCCCGCCAAGGACCT GTCTGGCTCCAGCGATCCCTACTGCGTGGTCAAGGTGGACAACGAGGTGGTGGCCAG GACGGCCACCGTGTGGAAGAGCCTGAACCCTTTTTGGGGTGAGGAAATCACGCTGCTTCTGCCCCGTGGATTCCACAGCCTCACCATCTGCGTGCTGGATGAAGACACCATTGG GCAGGACGATGTCATTGGCAAGGTCTCGCTCAGCCACCAGCAGATCTCAGCTGAGCCGCGGG GCATCGACAGctggctcagcctggcaccTGTGAACCCTGACCAGGAGGTGCAGGGCGAGATCCACCTGGAGCTGCGAGTCCCCGAGCGGGGCCACCCGCGGGTGCTGCGCTGCCACCTCATCGAGGCCAG GGACCTggccccccgggacccctcggGCACCTCGGACCCCTTTGGCCGGGTGTCGTGCTGCGGGCACACGTTGGAGACAGCC TCCCGGTGCCCGCAGGTGGTGAAGAAAACTCGGTTCCCGCGCTGGGATGAGGTGCTGGAGTTCGAGCTGCCCgagggggagctgggagaggctgtgctgagcgtggAGCTTTGGGACTGGGACATCGTGGGCAAGAACGACTTCCTGGGGCGG gTCGAGTTCTTCTTGGACACCCTCTGCCCAGGCCCCACGAGGGGCTGgttccagctcctgcccttccccagcaccaccgAGGACCACGG GGGACAGCTGGGTGCCCTGAGGCTGGCAGTGAGGCTGCTGGAGGACACGGTCCTGCCTCCCCACCACTACCAGCCCCTCATCCAGCTCCTCACCGAGCCCATCCTCTGCCCATCccag tcccctgagagcacagccctggctgtcctGGAGGAGGTGACCTCAGGGGAGAGCCGGCAGGACGTGGCCACCAAGTTGGTGAAGCTCTTCTTGGCCcaagggctggctgtgcccctcCTGGACTACCTCACCACCCGCGAGCTGGCCAGGACCA CTGATCCCAACACCCTCTTCCGCTCCAACTCACTGGCCTCCAAATCCATGGAGCAGTTCATGAAG GTGGTGGGGCTGCCCTACCTGCATGAGGTCCTGAAGCCAGTGGTGAACCGCATCTTCGAGGAGAAGAAATATGTGGAGCTGGACCCCGGCAAGATGGAGCTGAGCCGGGGCAG GAGGATCTCCTTCAAGGGCTCCCTGTCGGAGGCACAGGTGCgggagagcagcctggagctgctgaagggctACCTGGGGGACATCATCGAGGCCATCGTGGGCTCGGTGCACAAGTGTCCCCTCCCCATGAGGGTGGCCTTCAAGCAGCTCCGCAGGCGGGTGGAGGAGCGATTCCCCTCGGCACAGCACGAG gAGGTGCGGTACTTCTCCATCAGTGCATTCCTCTTCCTTCGCTTCTTCGCTCCCGCTGTCCTCACCCCGAAGCTCTTCGGGCTCCGGGAGCAGCACGCGGAGCCCTGCACCGGCCGCACACTCCTGCTGCTCGCCAAG GCTCTGCAGAGCATCGGGaacctggggctgcagctggggcagggcaagGAGCCGTGGATGGCCCCGCTGAACGCCGTCCTCCTGCCCAGTGTCACCCGTGTCCGGGCCTTCCTGGATGCCCTGGTCACCGTGG TGGACGAGGTGCCAGTGCCACAGGGACATTCCCAGCCCTCGGCCACCATCAAGGAAGGTCCCCTGCACACCTGCCCAGAGGGGGGGGTGGCACTGCTGCCCCGCTTCTCCTTCAAGAAGAGGCACTTcaggctcagcagccaggccctgGCCTATGCCAAGGCACCCCAGGGGCAG GTGCTCGGCTCCATCCCGGTGGAGCAGATCCGGGCAGTGGAGCAGGTGGACAAGGGCGCCTTCCAGCACCCCCACGTCCTGCAGGTGGTGGCACAGGATGGCACCGGGCAACTCCACACCACCTACCTCCAGTGCAAG ccctggtgcctatccctccctcctcctcctcctcccctgccctggcagtgccctcggGGGTGCcccgtccctgctgtccccgcaGAGCGCCCCGGAGCTGTGGCAGTGGCTGTGGGCGCTGCGCCAGGCCACCAGCGCCAACCGCGACATGCTGCCCACGTGCCACCCCGGCACCTTCCGCGCCGGCCGCTggacctgctgcctgcagcccacCCGTGCCG CGCCCGGGTGCAGCCGTACCCACAGCgcggtgctgctgggggagtgcAGCGACCTTGGGGACCCCGCGGTGGCAGCGCAGAGCCTCTACGGGCACCTGCG ggcaGCGCTGGCCGGGGGTCCCGTGGGCAGCGCGGTGGCCGGGCCCCCCTGCCCGGGCCAGGCAG GGCGACCCGATGGGGACAggctgctggaggtgctgcGAGACCTGGACATCGCCCACGACGCCTTCACCCATCACGACGAGaccccagggccacccccaagtcccctctctgtccccagacCCCCGGCACCCCCCAGCCTCCGCCCCTCAGCCCACCCCGGGAGGGGCAGGAACGCCAGCGGGGCCACAGAGGGGACGCGGGGACAGCAGCCCGGCACGGGGTGTATTCTGTAACACAGACATGTACATGGCACCGGCTGTGCGCGGCTCCCTGGGGCAGCGGCGGGTGA
- the RASAL1 gene encoding rasGAP-activating-like protein 1 isoform X2, with protein sequence MAKSTSLRCRVLEAKDLPAKDLSGSSDPYCVVKVDNEVVARTATVWKSLNPFWGEEITLLLPRGFHSLTICVLDEDTIGQDDVIGKVSLSHQQISAEPRGIDSWLSLAPVNPDQEVQGEIHLELRVPERGHPRVLRCHLIEARDLAPRDPSGTSDPFGRVSCCGHTLETAVVKKTRFPRWDEVLEFELPEGELGEAVLSVELWDWDIVGKNDFLGRVEFFLDTLCPGPTRGWFQLLPFPSTTEDHGGQLGALRLAVRLLEDTVLPPHHYQPLIQLLTEPILCPSQSPESTALAVLEEVTSGESRQDVATKLVKLFLAQGLAVPLLDYLTTRELARTTDPNTLFRSNSLASKSMEQFMKVVGLPYLHEVLKPVVNRIFEEKKYVELDPGKMELSRGRRISFKGSLSEAQVRESSLELLKGYLGDIIEAIVGSVHKCPLPMRVAFKQLRRRVEERFPSAQHEEVRYFSISAFLFLRFFAPAVLTPKLFGLREQHAEPCTGRTLLLLAKALQSIGNLGLQLGQGKEPWMAPLNAVLLPSVTRVRAFLDALVTVVDEVPVPQGHSQPSATIKEGPLHTCPEGGVALLPRFSFKKRHFRLSSQALAYAKAPQGQVLGSIPVEQIRAVEQVDKGAFQHPHVLQVVAQDGTGQLHTTYLQCKPWCLSLPPPPPPLPWQCPRGCPVPAVPAERPGAVAVAVGAAPGHQRQPRHAAHVPPRHLPRRPLDLLPAAHPCRARVQPYPQRGAAGGVQRPWGPRGGSAEPLRAPAGSAGRGSRGQRGGRAPLPGPGRATRWGQAAGGAARPGHRPRRLHPSRRDPRATPKSPLCPQTPGTPQPPPLSPPREGQERQRGHRGDAGTAARHGVYSVTQTCTWHRLCAAPWGSGG encoded by the exons ATGGCCAAAAGCACCTCGCTGCGCTGCCGGGTGCTGGAGGCGAAGGACCTGCCCGCCAAGGACCT GTCTGGCTCCAGCGATCCCTACTGCGTGGTCAAGGTGGACAACGAGGTGGTGGCCAG GACGGCCACCGTGTGGAAGAGCCTGAACCCTTTTTGGGGTGAGGAAATCACGCTGCTTCTGCCCCGTGGATTCCACAGCCTCACCATCTGCGTGCTGGATGAAGACACCATTGG GCAGGACGATGTCATTGGCAAGGTCTCGCTCAGCCACCAGCAGATCTCAGCTGAGCCGCGGG GCATCGACAGctggctcagcctggcaccTGTGAACCCTGACCAGGAGGTGCAGGGCGAGATCCACCTGGAGCTGCGAGTCCCCGAGCGGGGCCACCCGCGGGTGCTGCGCTGCCACCTCATCGAGGCCAG GGACCTggccccccgggacccctcggGCACCTCGGACCCCTTTGGCCGGGTGTCGTGCTGCGGGCACACGTTGGAGACAGCC GTGGTGAAGAAAACTCGGTTCCCGCGCTGGGATGAGGTGCTGGAGTTCGAGCTGCCCgagggggagctgggagaggctgtgctgagcgtggAGCTTTGGGACTGGGACATCGTGGGCAAGAACGACTTCCTGGGGCGG gTCGAGTTCTTCTTGGACACCCTCTGCCCAGGCCCCACGAGGGGCTGgttccagctcctgcccttccccagcaccaccgAGGACCACGG GGGACAGCTGGGTGCCCTGAGGCTGGCAGTGAGGCTGCTGGAGGACACGGTCCTGCCTCCCCACCACTACCAGCCCCTCATCCAGCTCCTCACCGAGCCCATCCTCTGCCCATCccag tcccctgagagcacagccctggctgtcctGGAGGAGGTGACCTCAGGGGAGAGCCGGCAGGACGTGGCCACCAAGTTGGTGAAGCTCTTCTTGGCCcaagggctggctgtgcccctcCTGGACTACCTCACCACCCGCGAGCTGGCCAGGACCA CTGATCCCAACACCCTCTTCCGCTCCAACTCACTGGCCTCCAAATCCATGGAGCAGTTCATGAAG GTGGTGGGGCTGCCCTACCTGCATGAGGTCCTGAAGCCAGTGGTGAACCGCATCTTCGAGGAGAAGAAATATGTGGAGCTGGACCCCGGCAAGATGGAGCTGAGCCGGGGCAG GAGGATCTCCTTCAAGGGCTCCCTGTCGGAGGCACAGGTGCgggagagcagcctggagctgctgaagggctACCTGGGGGACATCATCGAGGCCATCGTGGGCTCGGTGCACAAGTGTCCCCTCCCCATGAGGGTGGCCTTCAAGCAGCTCCGCAGGCGGGTGGAGGAGCGATTCCCCTCGGCACAGCACGAG gAGGTGCGGTACTTCTCCATCAGTGCATTCCTCTTCCTTCGCTTCTTCGCTCCCGCTGTCCTCACCCCGAAGCTCTTCGGGCTCCGGGAGCAGCACGCGGAGCCCTGCACCGGCCGCACACTCCTGCTGCTCGCCAAG GCTCTGCAGAGCATCGGGaacctggggctgcagctggggcagggcaagGAGCCGTGGATGGCCCCGCTGAACGCCGTCCTCCTGCCCAGTGTCACCCGTGTCCGGGCCTTCCTGGATGCCCTGGTCACCGTGG TGGACGAGGTGCCAGTGCCACAGGGACATTCCCAGCCCTCGGCCACCATCAAGGAAGGTCCCCTGCACACCTGCCCAGAGGGGGGGGTGGCACTGCTGCCCCGCTTCTCCTTCAAGAAGAGGCACTTcaggctcagcagccaggccctgGCCTATGCCAAGGCACCCCAGGGGCAG GTGCTCGGCTCCATCCCGGTGGAGCAGATCCGGGCAGTGGAGCAGGTGGACAAGGGCGCCTTCCAGCACCCCCACGTCCTGCAGGTGGTGGCACAGGATGGCACCGGGCAACTCCACACCACCTACCTCCAGTGCAAG ccctggtgcctatccctccctcctcctcctcctcccctgccctggcagtgccctcggGGGTGCcccgtccctgctgtccccgcaGAGCGCCCCGGAGCTGTGGCAGTGGCTGTGGGCGCTGCGCCAGGCCACCAGCGCCAACCGCGACATGCTGCCCACGTGCCACCCCGGCACCTTCCGCGCCGGCCGCTggacctgctgcctgcagcccacCCGTGCCG CGCCCGGGTGCAGCCGTACCCACAGCgcggtgctgctgggggagtgcAGCGACCTTGGGGACCCCGCGGTGGCAGCGCAGAGCCTCTACGGGCACCTGCG ggcaGCGCTGGCCGGGGGTCCCGTGGGCAGCGCGGTGGCCGGGCCCCCCTGCCCGGGCCAGGCAG GGCGACCCGATGGGGACAggctgctggaggtgctgcGAGACCTGGACATCGCCCACGACGCCTTCACCCATCACGACGAGaccccagggccacccccaagtcccctctctgtccccagacCCCCGGCACCCCCCAGCCTCCGCCCCTCAGCCCACCCCGGGAGGGGCAGGAACGCCAGCGGGGCCACAGAGGGGACGCGGGGACAGCAGCCCGGCACGGGGTGTATTCTGTAACACAGACATGTACATGGCACCGGCTGTGCGCGGCTCCCTGGGGCAGCGGCGGGTGA